The following are encoded in a window of Impatiens glandulifera chromosome 5, dImpGla2.1, whole genome shotgun sequence genomic DNA:
- the LOC124938669 gene encoding protein PIN-LIKES 3-like: MALLELFIAASMPVLKVLLITALGAYLALDHINILGEDSRKHVNNLVFYVFSPALICSNLAKSLTFDSLIELWFMPVNILLTFVVGSALGWVVVHMTRAPPHLRGLIIGCCAAGNLGNILLIIIPAVCKEKGSPFGSPDVCRENGLTYVSLSMAIGAIYLWSYVYNIVRISSSMKSSEEIELNNSSSSKAFSASQDPKPGDIEEPLLSGKEHTVSEYVGADDNLPSIIFENKSQISIQERVKQYFAKLDEKMNLKRLFAPSTTGAIAGFVVGLVPQIKWLLIGDEAPLRVIQDSAFLLGDGAISTLTLIIGGNLLKGLKGAGLQKSIIAGIIIARYIVLPLIGICIVKGVLHIGLVNPNPLYQFVLLLQFALPPAMNIGTITQLFGTGESECSVIMLWTYILASISLTLWSTFFMWLVTP, from the exons ATGGCACTTTTGGAACTTTTCATTGCTGCATCTATGCCGGTTCTAAAAGTGCTGCTGATTACTGCGTTGGGAGCTTATCTTGCTCTAGATCATATTAACATTCTAGGAGAAGATTCAAGGAAGCATGTAAATAAT CTAGTGTTTTATGTGTTCAGTCCAGCACTTATCTGCAGCAATTTAGCCAAATCATTAACATTTGACAGCTTGATTGAGTT ATGGTTCATGCCTGTCAACATTCTCCTCACATTTGTTGTTGGTTCGGCACTTGGATGGGTTGTTGTACATATGACAAGAGCTCCTCCACATTTACGAGGCCTTATTATAGGGTGTTGTGCTGCAG GAAATTTAGGAAACATTCTTCTTATTATAATCCCAGCAGTCTGCAAAGAAAAAGGGAGCCCATTTGGATCACCTGATGTTTGTCGAGAAAATGGACTAACTTATGTTTCATTGTCAATGGCA ATAGGTGCAATCTACTTATGGTCTTATGTATACAACATTGTTCGAATATCTTCAAGTATGAAGAGCTCAGAagaaattgaattaaataactCTTCTTCGAGCAAGGCCTTCAGTGCATCCCAAGATCCAAAACCAGGGGATATTGAGGAGCCTTTACTTTCAGGAAAGGAACACACAGTTTCTGAATATGTTGGTGCTGATGATAATCTTCCttcaattatatttgaaaacaaatcccAG ATATCAATCCAAGAGAGGGTAAAGCAATACTTTGCAAAGTTAGATGAAAAGATGAATCTGAAAAGATTATTTGCACCTTCAACTACTGGAGCG ATTGCTGGATTTGTGGTAGGCCTTGTACCTCAAATCAAATGGTTATTGATTGGTGACGAAGCTCCTTTACGTGTAATTCAAGATTCTGCTTTTCTGCTCGG AGATGGAGCTATCTCAACACTTACTTTGATTATTGGAGGGAACCTTTTGAAAG GTCTAAAGGGGGCGGGACTTCAAAAATCTATTATCGCTGGCATTATCATTGCACGTTATATAGTATTGCCTCTTATTGGAATTTGCATTGTCAAAGGAGTATTGCATATTGGTTTAGTGAACCCAAATCCACTTTATCAATTTGTTCTTTTACTGCAGTTTGCCCTTCCTCCTGCAATGAATATCG GCACCATAACTCAGCTTTTTGGAACTGGAGAGAGTGAATGTTCAGTTATCATGCTTTGGACATACATATTGGCTTCTATTTCCCTCACTCTTTGGTCTACCTTCTTCATGTGGCTTGTGACACCATAA
- the LOC124938143 gene encoding protein PIN-LIKES 3-like — translation MALLELFIAASMPVLKVLLITALGAYLALDRINILGEDSRKHVNNLVFYVFSPALICSNLAKALTFDSMIELWFMPVNILLTFIVGSALGWVVVHMTRAPLHLRGLIIGCCAAGNLGNMLLIIIPAVCKEKGSPFGSPDVCREKGLTYASLSMAIGAIYLWSYVYNIVRISSCKKSSEEVEAKNSSASKAFSASQEPKPGDIEEPLLSGKEHIVSEYAVADDNLPSIIFENKSQISILERVKQYFAKLDEKMNLKRLFAPSTNGAIAGFVVGLVPQIKWLLIGDEAPLRVIQDSAFLLGDGAIPTLTLIIGGNLLKGLKGAGLQKSIIVGIIIARYIVLPLIGIGIVKGVLHIGLVNPSPLYQFVLLLQFALPPAMNIGTITQLFGTGESECSVIMLWTYILASISLTLWSTFFMWLVTP, via the exons ATGGCGCTTTTGGAACTTTTTATTGCTGCATCTATGCCGGTTCTAAAAGTGTTGCTGATTACTGCGTTGGGAGCTTATCTTGCTCTAGATCGTATTAACATTCTAGGAGAAGATTCAAGGAAGCATGTAAATAAT CTAGTGTTTTATGTGTTCAGTCCAGCACTTATTTGCAGCAATTTAGCCAAAGCATTAACATTTGACAGCATGATTGAGTT ATGGTTCATGCCTGTCAACATTCTCCTCACATTTATTGTTGGTTCGGCACTTGGATGGGTTGTTGTACATATGACAAGAGCTCCTCTACATTTACGAGGCCTTATTATAGGGTGTTGTGCTGCAG GAAATTTAGGAAACATGCTTCTTATTATAATCCCAGCAGTCTGCAAAGAAAAAGGGAGCCCATTTGGATCTCCTGATGTTTGTCGAGAAAAAGGACTAACTTATGCTTCATTGTCAATGGCA ATAGGTGCAATCTACTTGTGGTCTTATGTATACAACATTGTTCGAATATCTTCATGTAAGAAAAGCTCAGAAGAGGTTGAAGCCAAGAACTCTTCTGCCAGCAAGGCCTTCAGTGCATCCCAAGAACCAAAACCAGGGGATATTGAGGAGCCATTACTTTCAGGAAAGGAACATATAGTTTCTGAATATGCTGTTGCTGATGATAATCTTCCttcaattatatttgaaaacaaatcccAG ATATCAATCTTAGAGAGGGTAAAGCAATATTTTGCAAAGTTAGATGAAAAGATGAATCTGAAAAGATTATTTGCACCTTCAACTAATGGAGCG ATTGCTGGATTTGTGGTAGGCCTTGTACCTCAAATCAAATGGTTATTGATTGGTGATGAAGCTCCTTTACGTGTAATTCAAGATTCTGCTTTTCTGCTCGG AGATGGAGCTATCCCAACACTTACTTTGATTATTGGAGGGAACCTTTTGAAAG GTCTAAAGGGGGCAGGACTTCAAAAATCTATTATCGTTGGCATTATCATTGCACGTTATATAGTATTGCCTCttattggaattggcattgtcAAAGGAGTACTGCATATTGGTTTAGTGAACCCAAGTCCACTTTATCAATTTGTTCTTTTACTGCAGTTTGCCCTTCCTCCTGCAATGAACATCG GCACCATAACTCAGCTTTTTGGAACTGGAGAGAGTGAATGTTCAGTTATCATGCTTTGGACATACATTTTGGCTTCTATTTCCCTCACTCTTTGGTCTACCTTCTTTATGTGGCTTGTGACACCATAA